The nucleotide sequence ATCATATTATATGACATAATCCTATGTACGCGGTGTACACAGTAATGACACACACATCAGAATGCGAAATAATCGATTCCGCGGAGAATTCATTCCCGGTCACAACTCGCATGgcatttcgcgcgctcgctgctcGTCGGCTCTGATTCACGAATTTTAATTGATCGAACGAAATACCCAATGAATCTGACTTGCTAAGCAGACACCAGATATTGTGGACTTACATCGTCGCGGTAAATGCAATTATGTAATGCTAGATTTCACGATATACATATGTCGCGTGTTGGCGCGTGCAATAGCCGTCCTATACATATAATgattttttctcgttttggTTATATTGTGCTGTGCGCTCGTCGAGTGCAtagtcggagagagagagagagagagagagagagagagagagagagagagagagagagagagagagagagagagagagagagacgatgtGCGTAAATTTAACAATATACTCATCGGGATAGCGCATACTTTTCCACCACGCGGCCTTGCGCGAAATTAACATagctttttttcgcttttctcAAAAGCACTACGTTTGGCTCGTGTTATCAAAACTCGTTACGAAAGAGACGAATTGTCGTAAATGAATCTACAGAACCGGAAACGCACAAGCTCGATGTTTTTCCACTTATGAATACGGCGCGTGCAGTGCTAATGACAACGATTAAAGAATCTCtcgcgatgatgatgatcTCTGTGTGTACGTACATTCGTCTACGCCCTTGGGAATTGGTAAACTTGCGTGCACGAGCATCGCGTTGCAAGTGTCATTGCATAAGCGAGAATATTTTGAACgatttgtatatgtatatctgTATGCGGCTTTACAAACGAGACGTGTGATACGCAGACGAACGAGACTAGCCTTCCGTAGCGCAGACACTTTTTGCCGAGAGAAGCTTTTTTCTTGCGTTACGGacgtatataatttatataattttgcaTGATTTTTCTGAAATCTTATTAAACCAAAATGATATGTGAAATACACTGTATGGCGCGACATTGTATCCTGCAATctgttattataattataaacgaTAATTACGTGCGAATGTGCGATTGCGAAAATCGGACAAATGGTGTTCTTGGTTctacaaaataataacaatgatCACTTATACACCAGctgtatactttttttctctacaAAAGCCGCATTAATATTAATGCGTGTCTATCGCTAATGATCTTTTTAATGACAACATTGCTCTATAACAAAGAGACAAGTGAGGCGGTATAACGGCGTTTCGATAAAAGCTCCACTTGTCGCACCTTTTCCTACGATATATACTCACGATGTCGAATCCAATGTCGTAGTGCGTACCCCTCGTGTAAATGATCGGCACGGCATTTCGCCTGCCCAGGTCTTGCGGGGCCAGGTTCTCGCGCGGCACCTCCACTATCGTGGTCATTGCGAAGGAGGTACGATAACCTAATTGGTGAAAGAGAATTTGTTTCTTAATTATGTATACTCTGGAATATATGAGGTGACCTGGTTTTGGATTATGCTAATGCGGCGTGCAATTACGGTATGGGTTGAACGTTAAAATAGAAGCACGAATTGTTAATTAAAGAGCGTTTAACGTATTAGGTTATCAAGTTGGCAATTATGCGCATTCTCTGCGCAGATATATAATGGCTTTGAATAGATCTTCGCATTATCGGAGTTGCAAATATAGACGCGTTATCATCTTACATGATCGCTTGCTGTCTCAGTAAAGAACAAAGGTGTGacattgaataatttttatgcaACCGATGATATACAGCCTGGTGGAATTGTTGCAGAGAACTGGGTGCATTGTGTCGCGGATAATAGTAGAATATATCGTCCCTTTCTACGGAGACTAGCGCAAttcaacaaaaagaaaaaacaagagCGCCAAAGTTCAGTTATTGCGCTGGTCTTCGTATAGGGAGCTAAGTTTTCTCTGCATAATCCAAAATCCAATCACCAAACCcttaaagaaaataatctCCACTTACTTTGCAAAGCCTCAATCTCAACCGCGACAGAACACTGCACACCAGCGCAGTAATACTCTTCAGCTGATTCGAATTGGCGgcggaaaattcaaaagctcCGAGACGCAGCAGCAGAGCGACGAGCGAGCCTAAACGCGACGAGTCTCGAACTGCGCGCGGAAGACCGATCGCGAGCCTCTAAGTGTCTTATCGACTCGCGGCTCTCGATGCATGCATATACACGCAGCCCCGCGACTGAATCGCACATGTACGTATGTATACCTGTACGTATGTAGGAGCGAGCAGTAGTAGCGCCGAGCGCGCCTAGAGCGAGGAATTtcccctatatatatatatatatatatatatatatatatatgatatatatatatatatgatatatatatatgatatatacATGTGCGCACCTGTACCGTGCGTTTAGAAGAAAACCCGCCGTAATTACGCTCGCTGTACGTTAATAATGACGAGGGAAAATTATTATAGTCGTCAGGTGGTACCTCGGGTTGTTTTAGGAATTTTGGAGACCGGATGCGTAAAGTTATGATGtataaatagaaattttttccTACGCGCGATGATGCGAACGTACTGACAGCTTGATAGGTTTTTTATGTTACAGTTTATTCTTGTGAAGCATTTATTACGCGCGGTGACGATGCTTGCGCGCGAATCATAGGATGTGCTGAAATTCTCGAACCGTTGCACCATACGCTTTCCATGAAAATCAGCATTGCCATTTTCTCCATGAAGTGTTCCATGTTGTGTGCATTAACAAGCTCATTGAATATATGATCGTTAATTTGCATTCATATGGTGCACACGCGCAAGAGCCTTTCTACAGCTGCGTTCGATTCCAATGGCTAATCGACTGCATTGcgattaatattaaataaatcttttttgCAAATGCTCTTATATATTTACATGCCGCGGAACGCCGGTCGAAACAGTGTAAATACATATATGCATGACTAATGAAACGTTCTCCTTTATTTCAAGATAAAGTTCATTGGTAAGAAGTATAACGACCTTCGAAACCGAGACAAGTTTACTTTTCGCAAGTATACAAGCCGCTTCTTATAATCGAGTCAGCGCGCACGTGTTGCttttaatctatttttcaaattttgcgTCTGgaaagtagaagaaaaagaTTCGAGTTTTCATTCGTTGCGAAATGTTACAATTCAATTTATTGCACTGCATGACAACATAGCCACAGAGCAAAGGTGAAAATATATACTTGATTAGCGGAATAGGAAAACCACCATccttttttacaaatttttcgtTGTAAGTCGAAAAATTCTTTTGAAAtccatataatttttttattaaaatgatttttatagaTTAAATCAATCTTGTTGATCGTTTTACTTATATCAAGTTAAATGGACCAAAAAATGTTGCCACATATTTACTGTAAAAATTTCGTAATCACCACTACCTGTGCCATGTAAATACGTGTCCAGTAGCATATGCTGCAGCGCCCAAGTAGAATGAGTCGAGCACGGCAAGGCGCGTCGCCCATATTCACCGAAGGCTCCCTCAATTATTCAATCGATACTTTTAAGCACCGCGTCTCGGCCGAATTTCCCCGGAGACTTGGACAGGGtcgatattttaaaattcatgcGCCTCAATTTTATACACGCAAAACAACAGCGATTTGTATCGCATAAAAAGTCCAAAGTCTGCCGCATCGCTTACTTCGTTAATGCAGCCGTGCGTTTTTTGCAGGCTCGTTTCGTAAATGAGTATGCATGCCGATGCGGAGCAAAAGTCAATACCGCGTGTGTCTAggtgtgtattatatattcGCCCGACTGCTGAATATAGGTTTATaacgtataataatattataattgaaTGTGCATACATACGACGGCGAACCTCGCGAGCGCCGGATGCGCATCGGTTACTGTTCCGATACTCGTTCATCTTATTCTTTATCGCTTATTATCGaagaatgtttttttttttaattttatttatttcattgttgatttatttaaactgCGGCGATAACGATTCTTGAATATCTTCGTAAAATGCTTCCTTAACTGCCCGCATCGTTATACGCACATTTGTTTTACGTTGGATAATAAACGCAGAACAGATGTGAATTTTGAACGAATCAATCGCGTGATTAAAATACAAAGTAGCCGTTAATCAACTTGAAAAATGTGAGTCCGCGCGGGAAGCGGAATAATGTGAGAAAAGCGCCAGAGGCATATCGTGCGACAATCCAATTATGAATACACCGCCGGCGCACAAATTTTCTCACCATGTCACCTCTATGTCTTCCCTCTCGCATCAATTGATCGCACAATTATCACACGTCTTACCTATATACAACAAGAAAGCGACGTCCTTCTCACACCTGCAGCGAACCAAACCTATATAGACATATAGCATGTAACAGTCGCGTTAGCCGCGCAAAAAACTCGCTCTCAATTTCGCCAATTAACTTTATAACAAAGCCCGTAAGCGGCATTATATCAATTATCGACGAAGAAGTTGTCGTTTCGTCGCCCTGAACTTTCCTTATAGAAGCACGTGTCGTTCAGCGCCCCGTGCGAAGTGATAGAGCGACGTCGAGAGATAGAAGTTTATGGGAAAATCGAGAGGACGATCGCGCTACCGCGAAAAACACGCGCCAAGGTCGAGAGTGTGCcctcgtgtgctcacggtTGTTAATGATCGATTAACAATTTGCGGGAGACTTGTAGAAGGGAAGATTTCGTCCCGTGCGAGAATTTAACGAGGCGATCGATTCCGTTGGCTTTTCTATTCCAGAGAGCTCTTTTTACGATCCAAGTACGCGCGttagtctttttcttttttttttttttgagaattaCTATAATAAGGTCGCGAAGGCGAAAGCACAAATGACATGCTTTAACCTATTTCGAGCTAAAGCCATAAAACTGGCTGATTATAATCGCCGCGAGTAGCATCGTTCGATCGTAAAAccattataaatattaatacgAAATATAAAAGAATCCATCATGCGCTTATACGCACGAAGGTTGTTCCAGTGTTAAAATCAAACCCGAAAGCCCCGACCAAGCCTGTATATATACCTGCCTGCCAGGAAGTAAAAAGAAGCCggatagaagaaaaatcgctATTAGCGAAAGTGTCTCGCATAACCGcgcacctctctctcttcccttATGCAATGTCTATATAGCTGCAGTCGTGTAGATCTAAAGTGCACACAACACCTATACGCGCGTTATATCTCGCAACCGCCGGCGCAATGACAGACGTCGTAATTCCACGTTTACGCGGAAAAAGGTCGCACGCGTCGCAAGATCGAAGAGCACGACATTGGCCCGTTTTAGACGAGTGTGACAGATGAAGATTGAGAAGCGCGCGCCATAATAATTGCGAAAGCCGTTAATTAGCGCGCGAAAACCGCAGGGATTTATCAATGGTATGTAGTTTCGCTCCTATTTCTGCTTGAGAGCTATGATGagatcgtcgtcgtcatcgttaTAAAGGGTGCAGCGGTTTTACTGCCCATCGTGAGAATGCGCAATTTTACGAGCTGATTTTGCATAATTATGCCGTTTGCCGACTAATACGTTTTACTGTATAACTAAACGATCGCCGCATTAGCGCGTATAATGAAATAGAAAAGCAAAAACGGATGTCCGCGTAATTGAAACCTTAcgttatatataaatatcaacGAAATATCAACGCGGGATCAGCGAAAAAAGGCCAGCGTGGCAAAAGTGTCCCAAGGCCACCGTGGCTTACAATGTGCCGGGGTGAAAAGGGGCTTCGGGAAGCCCTACAGAGGAGCTCTCGAGTCTACGAGGCGAAATTAACCGAATTACGGTACGAAGCTACTATTACATTAGCCTGTACGCGTAACTGTAATTGACGTTGGGATGTGAGGTCGTGCGTGGGCTATATGCGCATCAAAATTTGAGAGGACTTGTTCATGGAAATTCTGTTAACGTTGAAAGTTTCTTCGGCCAAGTTGGACTTTTGTCGTGCAATCGCTTcgtcgtttatattttttgaacgAGCTATCTTACGCGTGGCATTGGATCGTGTGTCGTTTGCAACGCGCTGATCGCGACGATCAACAGGTGTATTTTTATCTGTGCACTTTgcgtttcttcaatttttatcCGCGCTATCTATGATCGCATGACTATGTTCTAGAGAGGAAAATTACAAAAGATATCAAACGAGATTGGACGAAACGTATTATTTTGATAAGATACGCAATTAAAGGATCGCAAGTTTTATGcgtaactatttttttttccttttatttatattatatatcacCTCAAGTTTTCAATCTTATTACATATTTAAATGTGATGTACGTGAATAAATAATCCCCTCTGAACCCCTAAGAATGGAATATTTTGATACGCAATCTGTAAAACATGTTTGATAGTAATGTCTCACAAATGTCTAACAAATATACATACACAGTCTGAACTACAATCCCTGGTTCAGAAAACGTTTCAGTCTAATAAGTAGATCCACTACGCCAAGCGTATAAAAAtcttaatataattttaaatttatatggTGGTTACATGCGGGACGTCACATGTGGCTCATTGCAataagagagtgagagaacgGTTAGAAAAGTGCATCGCCGGTGGCGGCCATAATTTAAACAGTAGTGTCAAACTTGCAAGTTAGAGATTTGAGTAAAAACCGTAACGACAATCGTCTACCAATTTATATCACATTTCGTCGGACTTAGAAAAATATAGTTTCTTATTAGTCGTATAATACATTtgttcttttaaaaaatttctcagCCAGGTATCAAATTGATAATAGCCAATgaataaaaatctaataataGTTATAgcgataatattaaataaacgCTTAAAAATGAACTCTAAGCAAGTTGTAAcaacaattaaataaattaatttccgTCACGCGTTACAAACGGTACAACGTTGCGCTCGCATGTGTACCTTATCACAATTTCTTTGTTACATTAAACTTGCATAAAGCGCGCACTGGTGTTCTTTTTGTGATTCATCTGGTTGCCTTTTTTAGGGCGAATAAGAGACTTGAATGGACTTCTCAGCGTAGAAAAACAATGAACAGGGACGAACTTCCTTCTTAGCGGAAGTTCCGAAACGGTAGCTATGCGCTCGCCATCCGTTTCGAGCGCCGTGTCTTTCGGCTGCGTGTTCGACGAGCAGGCTTTGGTGACTCGCTGTCCGAGTCTGATGTATCTGCCGAGGCGTTCGATATCCCATCCTCGCTACCGTTGTGGTAGCGCCAACTAGCGATCTCACCGTCCCACTGAAATGTAATTAGATTTTTGCATGTTGTTTATACAGAGTAGATGCAAGATTTTGCGAGAGTCGGGAAAAAAGTAATTACCGAAGTTGAAACGATATCTTGGTGAGTTGGATGCCAGCTTACATCTCGTACTACTGTTTTGTGGCCCTTCAGGGTCTTTACAATCTCACCAGTAAGGATGTCGTAAACTGAAAAATATTCaggagatttattttttattctttcgtAAATTCCATTGTAATCATTCCGTTCCTTACTTATGATTCGTCCTGACCCACAACCTGTGTAAATATATCTCTGGCCTGTCGTTGCAGCAGGTGAGAAGTGACACCGAATCAGAGTTTGTACTACAATGTGTCCACGATACGTCATAAGGCTTGTATCGCCTTCCAATGGCTTTCTTGGATACAAAACTGTAATTACAattcgaaaataattaaattaacgttgtctagaaaaataaaagtgtcCTACAAAAGCTGAGAAAAAACTCACATTTCTTTGGTACATGTTGCCACCTGTAATCCCATGAATTATTAGCAACTGATACAGCTACTTGGGCCTCTTCTTGAGCTTCCTTGCTCGAAAATTTACGAGCATCCCACAATTTGATAGTTTGATCTTTGCTATTTGTTATTAAATGTCGTCCATCTCCTCGGGGATCAACAAAGGTTATACCACCCATATGCCCTGCCAGGACACCAACTGGTTGGGGGTCGTCTTCTCGTAATTCCCTTCTGTCCCATAcctttttgaaaataattaaattagtttatttttaattaactttgAAGCAAATAGTTGAACTTACTTTACAAAGTCCATCATCTCCAGCACTGTACAGAATTTGAGATGAATCATCGGCAAAGGCGACGCTATTTATATCATAACCATGTCCTCGAACCTGAAAAAAagattgaattattttcattcaaaTAGGATGATTAACTATCATGCTCACTTTTGAACAATTTTGGGATCCTAGATCATAGATGTATAAACAGCCATCATTCCCACCACAAAATAGTTCTCTTCCATCACTTGAAAATACAACTGAAAAAACGCAGAACATTGGATGTTCAGCACTCAGTAGTAAAGGTTCCCGAACATTGGGATCTCCATAAATTGAATTCATGTACACTGAAACATAGATTATGATTATTGTTCAAAGCTATTATTAATTACAGCAATTTATAATTCATCTCAATAACTTACAGTAATCTGACCAGCTGGAATAAACAAAATACCTAGCATCAGGACTAAAGGCAGTGTCCAGTATACTCCATCCCACTGCAGAGACAGAAAATTTCTTGAATTCATTGTATTCTCCATGATCTGTGCGATACAATCTTAAAACTCTGTCTGCAAAGTTATCAAAAAGTCAGTATTAGATAAGAGTTGCATTACATATTGTAATAGTACGTAATTCACAAATTAATTTATACGATGCGTGGTTGTGAGCAAAAAATTTCCATCTTTTGAAAAGGTGCCACAAAATGGTTTGTTGTTGTACTTTGCGATCCTCTTCATTTGATTTGGCAGAAAAGTGTTGGTAATCTTTGATTTCTGGCCACACGAGAAATTAGGTCCTCTCTCCCTGCTTTCAATCATGTGGGCCACGGATGGCACGGTCAAATCCTCATTCAAGCCTATTCCGCACGCTTGTCGGATGGATAAACTTATGTCACTTTTCTGAAACGGCAACAAACTGACTTGGCATTTCGATAAGGAAAGTAAACAAGTAAAGTGAAAATGACTTGCACTACTGGGAGAAAATAGAATATTGCAGATATCGTTACAGTATATTATGACATATTTGTTTGTATCTTTGTTTACATAATGCATAAAAGTGTCTGCAATAGGAGTTTGCTGAGAAATAGGCTGAATATTATCCTCAATGGAATCAATAGAGCAAAGCAAGCTAGAGTTTGATTCGATGACTTTCCCTAGAACCATGAATATTTTAAAGTGAGCCCTGAGTTGACATACATCAAGTACAGCTGTGCTTGCAACAGACGACACGCTCTTGGGTCCCTGATGCATTGCAATGAAGTCCTCACCAATATCATCGTCATTACTGAAACAAACCGAAACATATCCCAATTAGACTCCCACGCTTGAAAATCTCTCCCCCCCTCCTCGGGGTACACAGGCGACAGAGCGTAAGCAAAACACAAACACGATGACAGCAGAAAACATGGCGATCGGCCTGAGCAGCGCCAGAAATCTGAAGACCAGGGAGTTGAGCGAACGTAGCACTTCCAGCTTGAAACTATCGCGGGGCTAGAGCTTGCAAAGCTCGTCGACGACGCCAGGTGATATCATATCTCGAGCGCAAACACTGGTCCTGCAGAATCGCGCGGATCTCTCGGGTTTGTAGAGGTTAGGTCGCTCGGTACTGCTGCTGCCAGTGGAGTTATCGAACTGCGCCGTAGGTAAGTAATcggtcgcgctcgcgcgggggCTGGAGAGCGAAAAAATCTGAATATGTACTTCTGCGACACGGAAAGAAGGCACGCGATATGGCAGGTTAGGTTTATGTTACGTATTTACCGACGACGAGAAAGATAGGCATTCATTCGAAGATGATATACGATACTCGTATACATACAAACCTATCGTCCGACTGCATCCCGGAAAGGAGAACCTGGATGAGCTGGGCGTCCCGGGCTTCGTCGAGACCCAGCTGATGTGCCATGGTCACCACCAGCGCGATCGTGCAGGCGACCATGACCACGATACATCGGATAAGGACACTTTTTATTCGCGCATCCCTGTGTGTACATAACAAATGTAAGAAGTTAGCTCGTGAAAATGCAAAGCCTCTGCGCCGCAGTCGGGCGATACACTGTGTCGGCGACGGCTGTAGCGGAAGATATGTTTcgtatgtataggtatagcaGAGAGAAGTAAAGAggtttacgcgcgcgcggttaGGACACATTGGGAGAGGGAAAAGGATGGAATGTTTATACGCGGGCGCTGCAGGTGCACGTTGCGAAATTGGTGAAGTATATACGGTATATGCGTCTGCGGGGCGAAATGAAATGCAGCTGATGCAGGTCTTGCCAACTCGGATGTAACTACTGATATAACTCGGTACCGTAATATATGCTCGCGGGCTCTGCGTTGCTCGTTATTGACATTCATGCGTGAAGTTTCGCTCGGAAATTTGTGGCATATAAGACAACAGGTACACAAAGGCGCCAATAAAATGTCATTTTGCATAAACGTTTTGTTTTTATGCAAAAAATTACATCTTATTGGCGCCTTTGTAACTGATAAGAGTACAATTATTTCACGTGTTGTATTGGAGAAAAAATCGGCGAGCATTAAACCAtgagtatttttataaaaaatgtgtttGTATATAGTGAAGATTATTCAAACATTAAACATTCAGACGAAGAAACGCCAACGTTCGTTATAATTGACTTTTTACCTTCTACGTTTAAGTTTAACTATGGCACAAATGCTAATTCGCGCTTTcccatttaaattattatatctcGAAACAAAGCTGCTTTATCCAGGATAATTAACAAGAATTAATTAACATCCCTCTAGTGCGCAACATTATTTCGATGTTTTCAACGTTTTTGACTTTTTCCCCTGAAATGTATATTAAGGAGCAGAAGTTGCATTTGACAATTTTTCAGGACAATTGCGCTTGTAAGTAAGCGACGATTTAACAAAGTACGAGGATATTCCAAAAAATCTCAATTATTCGTGTGCCTTATAAGAGTTATCATCGAATATGACATTGTAAAACAACTTTGAAAAGTTCGAGTGCTTATTATCTCGCTCTACTGATTCATACAAGTCACAcaataaaaatgcaaattcatCAAGCACGATGTAAAAAAGCTCAAACTGTGACAAAAGTCATAAAACTTCTTTGGtgaaattttgaattaaaGCGCGACATCGCTAAAAAACATTCTTGAAAGTCAAATCTCCGATGCAGAAAGCCTCACCTCCTCCCGGCCCGTATTCTTCGTATAAACTCCGTGTGTCGCGCGCACAGCAAGCGTATCACCCGCAAGGTCGAACAATCAATCAATTCCTGATTCAGCACACGCtgcatatatacgtatacacaatACCATATCAGCAGCAAAATTCCAATCCCGACCATTTCGCGAAGACAATCGGCATATGTATTCCTTTCTTCATTTCCCTCGAAAAAAAGCTATTTACCTGCGCGCACTGCGAGGCACTTCTTCCATGTGCATAAATTCGCGCGCGTCTCTGCGAACGGCAGCTTTTCCATTCTTCTTTT is from Nasonia vitripennis strain AsymCx chromosome 1, Nvit_psr_1.1, whole genome shotgun sequence and encodes:
- the LOC100114651 gene encoding DDB1- and CUL4-associated factor 11 isoform X1 — its product is MVACTIALVVTMAHQLGLDEARDAQLIQVLLSGMQSDDSNDDDIGEDFIAMHQGPKSVSSVASTAVLDKSDISLSIRQACGIGLNEDLTVPSVAHMIESRERGPNFSCGQKSKITNTFLPNQMKRIAKYNNKPFCGTFSKDGNFLLTTTHHRVLRLYRTDHGEYNEFKKFSVSAVGWSILDTAFSPDARYFVYSSWSDYLYMNSIYGDPNVREPLLLSAEHPMFCVFSVVFSSDGRELFCGGNDGCLYIYDLGSQNCSKVRGHGYDINSVAFADDSSQILYSAGDDGLCKVWDRRELREDDPQPVGVLAGHMGGITFVDPRGDGRHLITNSKDQTIKLWDARKFSSKEAQEEAQVAVSVANNSWDYRWQHVPKKFLYPRKPLEGDTSLMTYRGHIVVQTLIRCHFSPAATTGQRYIYTGCGSGRIIIYDILTGEIVKTLKGHKTVVRDVSWHPTHQDIVSTSWDGEIASWRYHNGSEDGISNASADTSDSDSESPKPARRTRSRKTRRSKRMASA
- the LOC100114651 gene encoding DDB1- and CUL4-associated factor 11 isoform X2; translated protein: MFSAVIVNDDDIGEDFIAMHQGPKSVSSVASTAVLDKSDISLSIRQACGIGLNEDLTVPSVAHMIESRERGPNFSCGQKSKITNTFLPNQMKRIAKYNNKPFCGTFSKDGNFLLTTTHHRVLRLYRTDHGEYNEFKKFSVSAVGWSILDTAFSPDARYFVYSSWSDYLYMNSIYGDPNVREPLLLSAEHPMFCVFSVVFSSDGRELFCGGNDGCLYIYDLGSQNCSKVRGHGYDINSVAFADDSSQILYSAGDDGLCKVWDRRELREDDPQPVGVLAGHMGGITFVDPRGDGRHLITNSKDQTIKLWDARKFSSKEAQEEAQVAVSVANNSWDYRWQHVPKKFLYPRKPLEGDTSLMTYRGHIVVQTLIRCHFSPAATTGQRYIYTGCGSGRIIIYDILTGEIVKTLKGHKTVVRDVSWHPTHQDIVSTSWDGEIASWRYHNGSEDGISNASADTSDSDSESPKPARRTRSRKTRRSKRMASA